The Haloplanus salinarum genome includes a region encoding these proteins:
- a CDS encoding ABC transporter permease, translating into MSLRRYVVRRALLTLPVLFGVSVLTFALVKLLPGTPVDYVLQFQEATPELRASLRAQYHLDEPLHRQYALWLWDVLHLDFGERVVSDRSVRAAIAARLPETLALGVAALLVALLVGVPTGVLAAVNRGGPIDEGSRVVALAGIATPNFWLGLLLILLFGVHLNLVPVIPPVAPLLAPESLAFLALPAITLGTASAALFTRLTRSAVGEELRKEYVRTARAKGLDERTVIVKHVLRNSLISVVTVAAVQVAVLLDGAVVIERVFSWPGLGRLLVRAILQRDFPVVQAVVLLVAVAVVLANLLADVVYAWLDPRIRY; encoded by the coding sequence ATGTCGCTCCGACGGTACGTCGTTCGGCGGGCACTGCTCACGCTCCCCGTGCTCTTCGGCGTCTCCGTGCTCACCTTCGCCCTCGTGAAGCTCCTGCCCGGCACGCCCGTCGACTACGTCCTCCAGTTTCAGGAGGCGACGCCCGAACTCCGGGCGTCGCTTCGCGCCCAGTATCACCTCGACGAGCCCCTCCACCGGCAGTACGCACTTTGGCTGTGGGACGTCCTCCACCTCGATTTCGGCGAGCGGGTCGTCTCCGACCGGAGCGTCCGCGCCGCCATCGCGGCCCGCCTGCCCGAGACGCTCGCCCTCGGCGTCGCCGCCCTCCTCGTTGCCCTCCTCGTCGGCGTGCCGACCGGCGTCCTCGCCGCGGTGAACCGGGGCGGACCGATCGACGAGGGCAGTCGGGTCGTCGCGCTCGCCGGCATCGCCACCCCGAACTTCTGGCTCGGCCTCCTCCTGATCCTCCTGTTCGGCGTCCACCTGAACCTCGTGCCCGTGATCCCCCCCGTCGCGCCGCTTCTCGCCCCCGAATCGCTCGCCTTCCTCGCCCTGCCGGCGATCACCCTGGGCACCGCCTCCGCCGCCCTGTTCACCCGCCTCACCCGCTCGGCCGTCGGCGAAGAACTCCGGAAGGAGTACGTCCGCACCGCCCGCGCGAAGGGACTCGACGAGCGGACCGTCATCGTCAAACACGTCCTGCGCAACTCCCTGATATCGGTCGTCACCGTCGCCGCCGTCCAGGTTGCCGTCCTCCTCGACGGCGCCGTCGTCATCGAGCGGGTGTTCTCCTGGCCCGGCCTCGGTCGCCTGCTCGTCCGCGCCATCCTCCAGCGGGACTTCCCCGTCGTGCAGGCCGTCGTGTTGCTGGTCGCCGTCGCCGTCGTCCTCGCCAACCTGCTCGCGGACGTGGTGTACGCCTGGCTCGATCCGCGGATTCGCTACTGA
- a CDS encoding DUF7139 domain-containing protein gives MSTDDPPDNVLFEWYGRYIGDPETETDVYLGFALFFGGIALGAVGIAVFFLSAFASDPGNTAFALREVAVVASAGGFPVLLLGIVVLLPGDERMRYAAVGGLVVCLAAVAAFVSVYPMNWNVTRSPDYSAQIIAVYAVGLVAVVGATGAALVGHQVQRASPGERAAEVRTATEGGAGDADAEAGGETVSDEQVRRDIDEAMADADLSWGGVSRKETKRLEFDTDTDVEVDREAFENAEATTVRSSGDGVDDALSNLRKLQGREQKTDSSTGVDDQTAALTELKQQQQAEEVATEDEGSIVDRAKGLFSR, from the coding sequence ATGAGCACGGACGACCCCCCCGACAACGTACTCTTCGAGTGGTACGGTCGATACATCGGCGACCCCGAGACGGAGACGGACGTCTACCTCGGGTTCGCGCTCTTCTTCGGCGGCATCGCGCTCGGCGCCGTCGGCATCGCGGTGTTCTTCCTCTCGGCGTTCGCCAGCGACCCGGGGAACACGGCGTTCGCGCTCCGGGAGGTGGCGGTCGTCGCCTCGGCCGGCGGGTTCCCGGTGCTGTTGCTCGGCATCGTCGTCCTCCTGCCGGGCGACGAGCGGATGCGGTACGCCGCGGTCGGCGGCCTCGTCGTCTGTCTCGCGGCCGTCGCGGCGTTCGTCTCGGTGTACCCGATGAACTGGAACGTCACGCGGTCGCCGGACTACAGCGCACAGATCATCGCCGTCTACGCCGTCGGCCTCGTCGCCGTGGTCGGGGCGACGGGCGCGGCGCTGGTCGGCCACCAGGTCCAGCGCGCGTCGCCTGGCGAGCGCGCCGCCGAGGTGCGCACCGCGACGGAGGGCGGGGCGGGCGACGCGGACGCGGAGGCTGGGGGGGAGACGGTGTCCGACGAGCAGGTGCGACGCGACATCGACGAGGCGATGGCCGACGCCGACCTGTCGTGGGGGGGCGTCAGCCGGAAGGAGACCAAGCGCCTGGAGTTCGACACCGACACCGACGTGGAGGTCGACCGCGAGGCGTTCGAGAACGCCGAGGCGACGACGGTGCGGTCCTCGGGGGACGGCGTCGACGACGCGCTCTCGAACCTGCGAAAGCTCCAGGGTCGCGAGCAGAAGACGGACTCCTCGACGGGCGTCGACGACCAGACGGCCGCGCTGACCGAACTCAAACAGCAACAGCAGGCCGAGGAGGTAGCGACCGAGGACGAGGGGAGTATCGTCGACCGGGCGAAGGGGCTGTTCTCGCGGTAG
- a CDS encoding DUF4350 domain-containing protein produces the protein MSAPKSRLVAVFVIVVAVLVGAAAVAPYALGTGGDAGDAASPENQQFQPDTVLPDEEPEDGEISMASAERGKTVLVDVGHSNDVSETDLEPLLSTLVENGHEVRFYRGQRQDLNESLRSADAFVVANPRERFTNDELAGVEAFTDAGGRMLVMGGPPSIQASGGLLFGLGGFEPTASRTTDLASTYGIAYGSGYLYNMEENDNNYKSIYAEPASSGGLADGVERVVVRDAVPIRTDGGTQVLVGTEGTTLSTTRDTGEYAVLARSQGGNVTAVGDTSFLSRENAYDADNEVLIGNLADFLVTGDKAEGAPKPPGADAPNGGTGPAPGSGPTEPPREPTPAPA, from the coding sequence ATGTCAGCGCCTAAGTCCAGACTCGTCGCCGTGTTCGTGATCGTCGTCGCCGTCCTCGTCGGCGCCGCGGCCGTCGCGCCGTACGCCCTCGGTACCGGCGGCGACGCCGGCGACGCGGCGTCCCCCGAGAACCAGCAGTTCCAGCCCGACACCGTCCTCCCCGACGAGGAACCCGAGGACGGCGAGATCAGCATGGCGAGCGCCGAGCGCGGCAAGACCGTCCTCGTGGACGTGGGACACAGCAACGACGTCTCGGAGACCGATCTCGAACCCTTGCTCTCGACGCTCGTCGAGAACGGACACGAGGTCCGGTTCTACCGCGGGCAGCGACAGGACCTCAACGAATCGCTCCGCTCGGCCGACGCCTTCGTCGTCGCCAACCCACGGGAGCGGTTCACGAACGACGAACTCGCGGGCGTCGAGGCCTTCACCGACGCCGGCGGGCGCATGCTCGTGATGGGAGGGCCGCCCTCCATTCAGGCCTCCGGCGGCCTGCTGTTCGGCCTCGGTGGGTTCGAACCCACGGCCTCCCGGACGACCGACCTCGCCTCGACCTACGGCATCGCCTACGGATCGGGCTACCTCTACAACATGGAGGAGAACGACAACAACTACAAGAGCATCTACGCCGAACCGGCGTCGAGCGGCGGCCTCGCCGACGGCGTCGAGCGCGTCGTGGTCCGGGACGCGGTGCCGATCCGGACCGACGGCGGCACACAGGTCCTCGTCGGGACCGAGGGCACCACCCTGTCGACGACCCGCGACACCGGCGAGTACGCCGTCCTCGCGCGGAGCCAGGGCGGGAACGTCACCGCGGTCGGTGACACCTCCTTCCTCTCCCGCGAGAACGCGTACGACGCCGACAACGAGGTGCTGATCGGCAACCTCGCCGACTTCCTCGTGACCGGCGACAAGGCAGAGGGCGCCCCCAAACCACCCGGCGCCGACGCGCCGAACGGTGGCACCGGTCCCGCCCCCGGTTCCGGCCCGACGGAGCCGCCGCGGGAACCCACGCCCGCCCCCGCCTGA
- the trmY gene encoding tRNA (pseudouridine(54)-N(1))-methyltransferase TrmY, giving the protein MRQFVVVGHDAPTTPEFALDDLAGAAGRLDVLCRCVTSAFFLSHAIREDVRVHLVLDDTFTVTFEGDDLRRLNPDERSTAALIRGALERREDAIGHQPVESSPGVAIRRRGFAATLDAAVDERRAGDATLVQLHEAGTPVVDYDPPADPVFVLSDHHDFTGAEADLLAERADARVRLGPRALHADHAVTVAHNFLDTDGFRSY; this is encoded by the coding sequence ATGCGCCAGTTCGTCGTCGTGGGACACGACGCCCCCACGACCCCCGAGTTCGCACTCGACGACCTCGCCGGCGCGGCCGGTCGCCTCGACGTCCTCTGTCGGTGTGTCACGTCCGCCTTCTTCCTCTCGCATGCCATCCGCGAGGACGTCCGCGTCCACCTCGTCCTCGACGACACGTTCACCGTCACCTTCGAGGGGGACGACCTCCGCCGGCTCAACCCCGACGAGCGGAGCACGGCCGCGCTGATCCGGGGCGCCCTGGAGCGCCGCGAGGACGCCATCGGCCACCAGCCCGTCGAGTCGAGCCCCGGCGTCGCCATCCGCCGCCGCGGCTTCGCGGCGACCCTCGACGCCGCCGTCGACGAGCGCCGCGCCGGGGACGCCACGCTCGTCCAGCTCCACGAGGCCGGGACCCCCGTCGTCGACTACGACCCGCCGGCAGACCCCGTGTTCGTCCTCTCCGACCACCACGATTTCACCGGTGCCGAGGCGGACCTGCTGGCCGAGCGCGCGGACGCCCGCGTCCGCCTCGGACCGCGAGCGCTCCACGCCGACCACGCCGTCACCGTCGCGCACAACTTCCTCGACACCGATGGCTTTCGATCGTACTGA
- a CDS encoding ABC transporter permease, whose translation MSGPLDDRGRLRVRGFDPTDAAAARDTEGDGDTETTPATSTDRWRRAWDRFRRDRVAVAGLAVIGVLALLAVLARPVEVGGVVVQPVALAPYDPAASGVAESYLPPSPTHPFGTDWAGRDVFSRVLYGGRYSLSIGGIAVALALAVGVPLGALAGYVGGWVDEAIMRLVDVLYAFPFLVLAIALVATFGQGFWKLVGALVAVGWIGYARLLRGEVLSVVEREYVLAARALGVTDRRILVRHVVPNAVAPVVVQATLNVGTVVLSAAALGFLGLGLPPGTAEWGSMLSAGRDTLVGGEWWVTVFPGLAIFLFVLSINLVGDGVRLALDPDAGADTYRGRGGARRDDREAER comes from the coding sequence GTGAGCGGCCCGCTCGACGACCGCGGCCGACTGCGCGTTCGGGGCTTCGACCCGACGGACGCGGCCGCCGCCCGCGACACCGAGGGCGACGGCGACACCGAGACCACGCCCGCCACCTCGACCGACCGCTGGCGACGCGCCTGGGACCGGTTCCGCCGCGACCGGGTCGCCGTCGCCGGCCTCGCCGTCATCGGCGTCCTGGCGCTCCTGGCCGTCCTCGCTCGCCCAGTCGAGGTCGGCGGCGTCGTCGTCCAGCCCGTCGCGCTGGCGCCCTACGACCCCGCCGCGTCCGGGGTCGCCGAGTCCTACCTCCCGCCCTCCCCGACCCACCCCTTCGGTACCGACTGGGCCGGGCGCGACGTGTTCTCCCGCGTCCTCTACGGCGGCCGGTACAGCCTCTCCATCGGCGGCATCGCCGTCGCCCTCGCGCTCGCCGTCGGCGTGCCCCTCGGGGCGCTCGCCGGCTACGTCGGCGGCTGGGTCGACGAGGCGATCATGCGGCTGGTCGACGTGCTCTATGCCTTCCCCTTTCTCGTCCTCGCCATCGCCTTGGTCGCGACCTTCGGCCAAGGATTCTGGAAGCTCGTCGGGGCGCTCGTCGCCGTCGGCTGGATCGGCTACGCCCGCCTGCTCCGGGGCGAGGTGCTGAGCGTCGTCGAACGCGAGTACGTCCTCGCGGCGCGGGCGCTCGGCGTCACCGACCGTCGGATCCTCGTCCGCCACGTCGTGCCCAACGCCGTCGCGCCGGTCGTCGTCCAGGCGACGCTCAACGTCGGGACCGTCGTCCTCTCGGCCGCGGCGCTCGGCTTCCTCGGTCTCGGCCTCCCGCCCGGCACCGCCGAGTGGGGGAGCATGCTCTCGGCCGGCCGCGACACCCTCGTCGGCGGCGAGTGGTGGGTCACCGTCTTCCCCGGCCTCGCCATCTTCCTGTTCGTGCTCTCGATCAACCTCGTCGGCGACGGCGTCCGGCTGGCGCTCGATCCCGACGCCGGCGCCGACACCTACCGCGGGCGCGGCGGCGCCCGTCGCGACGACCGGGAGGCCGAACGCTGA
- a CDS encoding ABC transporter permease — translation MSRSTVQLKTLVQREILRFVRRPYNTFLPPIITNTLYFAVFGVILGSRIGAIAGVSYIQFVLPGLVVLGAISDAFENASFSIFHGRWNNYIDAVIVTPMSNFNMVASYVIASATRGILTAVLIVAVGLIFTAVPLSHPLYLIAFVVVITTLFGGLGIVGGLWADDFDYLTVMNQFILRPLVFFGAVFYSLEVLPPLWRDVSLLNPMVYMVNGVRYGMIGVTEIDPNVSLLVLTAATLAVLLVDFLLFKRGYGLTE, via the coding sequence GTGAGCCGGAGCACCGTCCAGTTGAAGACGCTGGTCCAGCGGGAGATCCTCCGGTTCGTCCGACGGCCGTACAACACGTTCCTGCCGCCGATCATCACGAACACCCTGTATTTCGCGGTGTTCGGTGTGATCCTCGGGAGCCGGATCGGCGCCATCGCCGGCGTGAGCTACATCCAGTTCGTCCTCCCCGGGCTGGTCGTCCTCGGGGCCATCTCCGACGCCTTCGAGAACGCCTCCTTTTCGATCTTCCACGGCCGGTGGAACAACTACATCGACGCCGTCATCGTCACGCCCATGTCGAATTTCAATATGGTCGCGTCCTACGTGATCGCGAGCGCGACCCGGGGGATCCTCACCGCCGTCCTGATCGTGGCCGTCGGCCTGATCTTCACCGCGGTTCCGCTCTCGCACCCGCTGTATCTGATCGCCTTCGTCGTCGTTATCACCACGCTGTTCGGCGGGCTCGGCATCGTCGGCGGGCTGTGGGCCGACGACTTCGACTACCTCACCGTCATGAACCAGTTCATCCTCCGGCCGCTGGTCTTCTTCGGGGCGGTGTTTTACTCCCTCGAGGTCCTGCCCCCGCTCTGGCGGGACGTCTCCCTGCTGAACCCGATGGTGTACATGGTCAACGGCGTCCGGTACGGAATGATCGGCGTCACCGAGATCGATCCGAACGTCTCGCTGCTCGTCCTCACCGCCGCGACGCTTGCCGTCCTGCTCGTCGATTTCCTCCTGTTCAAGCGGGGCTACGGCCTGACCGAGTGA
- a CDS encoding ABC transporter ATP-binding protein, which yields MALLEVEDLAVRFYTEAGVVRAVDGLSYTLDRGERLGVVGESGAGKTVAALAVLGLLDDPARVEGDVRFDGESLRAADDDRLRAIRGGRIGMVFQDPEAALNPVYTVGEQVAEAVRAHTDRDGAAARDRAVALLDRVGIPDPATRADQYPHEFSGGMAQRALVAMALAGEPDLLIADEPTTGLDVTVQAQLLELLDDLATDDLAVQLVSHDLGVVAEFCDRVLVMYAGEAVERATVDDLFYEPKHPYTAGLLSAVPRIGADRDRLSSLSGTTPDLSAPPPGCRFHPRCPYAEDVCTKRDPPLVSTDDGDGEPHHAACFAYTGDLDGDLSFSVDVVDDTDDGGADR from the coding sequence ATGGCGCTGCTCGAAGTCGAGGATCTCGCCGTCCGCTTCTACACCGAGGCCGGCGTCGTCCGGGCCGTCGACGGCCTCTCGTACACCCTCGACCGCGGCGAGCGATTGGGCGTCGTCGGCGAGAGCGGCGCCGGCAAGACCGTCGCCGCACTCGCCGTCCTCGGCCTGCTCGACGACCCGGCGCGGGTCGAGGGCGACGTTCGGTTCGACGGCGAGTCGCTCCGGGCGGCCGACGACGACCGACTGCGGGCGATCCGGGGCGGTCGGATCGGCATGGTGTTCCAGGATCCCGAAGCGGCGCTCAACCCCGTCTACACCGTCGGCGAACAGGTTGCCGAGGCGGTGCGTGCCCACACCGACCGCGACGGCGCGGCCGCGCGCGACCGCGCCGTTGCCCTCCTCGATCGGGTCGGCATCCCCGATCCGGCGACGCGGGCCGACCAGTATCCCCACGAGTTCTCCGGCGGCATGGCCCAGCGCGCCCTCGTGGCGATGGCGCTCGCGGGCGAGCCCGACCTGCTGATCGCCGACGAGCCGACGACGGGCCTCGACGTGACCGTCCAGGCCCAGCTGCTCGAACTGCTCGACGACCTCGCGACCGACGACCTCGCGGTCCAGCTCGTCTCCCACGACCTCGGCGTCGTCGCCGAGTTCTGTGACCGCGTGCTGGTGATGTACGCCGGCGAGGCCGTCGAACGCGCGACCGTGGACGACCTCTTCTACGAGCCGAAACACCCCTACACCGCGGGGCTGCTGTCCGCCGTCCCCCGGATCGGCGCCGACCGCGACCGCCTCTCGTCGCTGTCGGGGACGACGCCAGACCTCTCCGCCCCGCCCCCGGGCTGTCGCTTCCACCCCCGCTGTCCCTACGCCGAGGACGTCTGCACGAAACGCGACCCGCCGCTCGTTTCGACCGACGACGGCGACGGCGAGCCCCACCACGCCGCCTGCTTCGCCTACACCGGCGACCTGGACGGCGACCTGTCGTTCTCGGTCGACGTGGTGGACGACACGGACGACGGAGGTGCCGACCGGTGA
- the fer gene encoding ferredoxin Fer: MDAPFEVLGVDPDADESEIDRAYRRRVMETHPDQGGSARAFQRVKAAYEAIMEGRLHDGDGDGDGDRREPSRPEGSRVEYLNYAVIEDHGWSLDDDDLFEKAAAADLDPTDYGEFLAEPSETLLQAAENRGFAWPYACRGGACANCAVAVVEGEMTVPIDHVLSTEMLERGIQLSCIGAPTTAELKVVYNVKQMPDLDDLILPPYRFERTQSVD; the protein is encoded by the coding sequence GTGGACGCTCCGTTCGAGGTTCTGGGGGTCGATCCGGACGCCGACGAGTCGGAGATAGACCGCGCGTACCGCCGGCGCGTGATGGAGACGCATCCGGACCAGGGGGGCTCCGCCCGCGCGTTCCAACGCGTCAAGGCGGCCTACGAGGCGATCATGGAGGGCCGGCTCCACGACGGCGACGGCGACGGCGACGGCGACCGCCGCGAGCCGTCGCGACCGGAGGGCTCCCGGGTCGAGTATCTCAACTACGCGGTGATCGAGGACCACGGGTGGAGCCTCGACGACGACGACCTGTTCGAGAAGGCGGCCGCGGCCGACCTCGATCCGACGGACTACGGCGAGTTCCTGGCCGAGCCGAGCGAGACGCTCCTGCAGGCCGCCGAGAACCGCGGGTTCGCGTGGCCCTACGCCTGCCGGGGCGGCGCGTGTGCGAACTGCGCCGTCGCCGTCGTCGAGGGCGAGATGACGGTGCCCATCGATCACGTCCTCTCGACTGAGATGCTCGAACGCGGCATTCAGCTCTCCTGTATCGGCGCCCCGACGACGGCCGAGTTGAAGGTCGTCTACAACGTCAAGCAGATGCCCGACCTCGACGACCTCATCCTCCCGCCCTACCGGTTCGAGCGGACCCAGTCGGTCGACTGA
- a CDS encoding S49 family peptidase: MSNSPDGGSLTKAQSYALVVVAAVLLSAILAPVAYDRATQPDGTVAVITIEGPITSNSATAVQEDLREARENESIDAVVLNVDSPGGGAAASEQLYLSVQRTAAEMPVVASVKSTGASGAYYAMLPTSDIYVTPASIVGSVGVRAASPGPSLPGEVKSGPDKASATADQRRAQVETLQRAFVGSVMKHRSDDLELSRTEVAHAKVYTGARAVDNGMADEIGSTQDAIRQAANAADLDDYEVYRKEPPQTGGLFLLSADDGGAVVVERSPVGYETVDTPTLLMVYGTVQTESEVIGNVSA; this comes from the coding sequence ATGTCGAACAGTCCCGATGGCGGCTCACTGACCAAGGCCCAGTCGTACGCCTTGGTCGTGGTCGCCGCCGTCCTGTTGAGCGCGATCCTCGCGCCGGTCGCCTACGACCGGGCGACCCAACCCGACGGGACCGTCGCCGTCATCACTATCGAGGGGCCGATCACCTCGAACTCGGCGACGGCCGTCCAGGAGGACCTCCGCGAGGCCCGCGAGAACGAATCGATCGACGCGGTCGTACTGAACGTCGACAGCCCCGGCGGTGGCGCGGCCGCGAGCGAACAGCTCTACCTGTCTGTCCAGCGCACCGCGGCGGAGATGCCCGTGGTCGCGAGCGTCAAATCGACCGGCGCGTCCGGCGCCTACTACGCGATGCTCCCGACCAGCGATATCTACGTCACGCCCGCCTCCATCGTCGGCAGCGTCGGCGTCCGCGCCGCGTCCCCCGGACCCTCGCTCCCCGGCGAGGTCAAGAGCGGTCCGGACAAGGCCAGCGCGACCGCCGACCAACGACGCGCGCAGGTCGAGACGCTCCAGCGTGCGTTCGTCGGCAGCGTCATGAAACACCGGAGCGACGACCTCGAACTCTCCCGCACCGAGGTCGCCCATGCGAAGGTGTACACCGGCGCCCGCGCCGTCGACAACGGGATGGCCGACGAGATTGGCTCCACCCAGGACGCCATCCGTCAGGCCGCGAACGCGGCCGACCTCGACGACTACGAGGTGTACCGCAAGGAGCCGCCACAGACCGGCGGCCTCTTCCTGCTCAGCGCCGACGACGGCGGGGCGGTGGTCGTCGAGCGTAGCCCCGTCGGCTACGAAACCGTCGACACCCCGACGCTGTTGATGGTGTACGGAACCGTGCAGACCGAAAGCGAGGTGATCGGTAATGTCAGCGCCTAA
- a CDS encoding ABC transporter ATP-binding protein, whose amino-acid sequence MVAAIEIDDLRKRYGDVTALDGVSLSVPEGSFFGLLGPNGAGKTTFINILVGLVRKSGGEARVFGHDVETEYREARDRIGLAPQEFNVDRFFPIREVLEHKAGYHGIPADEARERADEALKQVGIYEKRDTRFDWLSGGMKRRFLIARALVTDPDLLILDEPTAGVDVQLRHDLWELITDLNEGGTTILLTTHYIEEAERLCDEVAILDQGRVATVSTPDELMDRGTDRITVTFREPIRSPPDIATNGTVDSVGVEDGRLVISASRGGLVAPDLVRELDAAGYEIVDLDVSRTSLEEVFVEMTRNGSSVADGGEA is encoded by the coding sequence ATGGTAGCCGCCATAGAGATCGACGACCTCCGGAAGCGATACGGCGACGTGACGGCGCTGGACGGCGTCTCGCTGTCGGTGCCCGAGGGGAGCTTCTTCGGTCTCCTCGGGCCGAACGGCGCGGGCAAGACCACGTTCATCAACATTCTCGTCGGCCTCGTGCGGAAAAGCGGCGGCGAGGCGCGGGTCTTCGGGCACGACGTGGAGACGGAGTACCGCGAGGCACGGGACCGGATCGGCCTCGCGCCCCAGGAGTTCAACGTCGACCGCTTTTTCCCGATCCGCGAGGTACTGGAGCACAAGGCGGGCTACCACGGCATCCCCGCGGACGAGGCCCGCGAGCGGGCCGACGAGGCCCTGAAACAGGTCGGCATCTACGAGAAACGCGACACGCGCTTCGACTGGCTCTCCGGCGGGATGAAGCGGCGCTTTCTCATCGCGCGGGCGCTGGTCACCGATCCCGACCTGCTGATCCTCGACGAACCCACCGCCGGCGTCGACGTTCAACTCCGCCACGACCTCTGGGAGCTGATCACCGACCTGAACGAGGGCGGGACGACGATCCTGCTCACCACCCACTACATCGAGGAGGCCGAACGCCTCTGTGACGAGGTGGCGATCCTCGACCAGGGGCGGGTCGCCACGGTGAGCACGCCGGACGAACTCATGGACCGCGGCACCGACCGCATCACGGTCACCTTCCGGGAGCCGATTCGGTCGCCGCCCGACATCGCCACCAACGGGACGGTCGACAGCGTCGGCGTCGAGGACGGCCGTCTCGTCATCTCGGCGTCACGTGGCGGCCTCGTCGCGCCCGACCTCGTCCGCGAACTCGACGCCGCGGGCTACGAGATCGTCGACCTCGACGTCTCCCGGACTTCGCTGGAGGAGGTGTTCGTCGAGATGACACGGAACGGGTCGTCGGTCGCCGACGGAGGGGAAGCGTGA
- a CDS encoding ABC transporter substrate-binding protein, protein MLPATTSRRRLLRLVGATGVAGVAGCAGGSGGSSGPELVATLGADVKNYDPTLANDTTSRKLIGLVYEPLLSVDFEGQVRPRLATDAERLDDRTWRLSLREGVTFHDGSDFTAADVVATFDRYEGTPRESDVFLWYDDATVVDEHTLDVSLSDQYAPFETSLGGVPIVPEAAAAGDIDLSERPVGTGPYAFETHEPDRLFRLTRSDDHWYDGSGEAPATPPIETLTFRIIVEGSSQVAALRAGDVDLANNPPADSISDLRDDDEITVTERLAGGFEMLVFPLDSDPFSNREVRRGIARLIPREEILDSVFAGVGRPAYAPISPLLDDYSSESFQAEMREKYQGYDPERARELLADGFDALGISPPYETSIVTNETPERVRWAQLVRDELDATDFFDVTLDQFEWNTYTSRVLAGDSHRSDSMMALGWTGGWDPDTFLRNLFYSGQATPACCNAAHYADDDVDRLLDEALATYDAAERRALYEDAQRRIAADAPVAFVRFSKRLDAHRSERVEGFRTYPLDTGEFTAIYAPWADAYTTVGGG, encoded by the coding sequence ATGCTACCGGCCACCACATCGCGCCGCCGACTGCTCCGTCTGGTCGGGGCCACGGGTGTCGCCGGTGTCGCCGGCTGTGCGGGCGGGTCCGGCGGGTCGAGCGGCCCGGAACTCGTCGCCACTCTCGGCGCCGACGTGAAGAACTACGATCCGACGCTGGCGAACGACACCACCTCACGGAAGCTCATCGGCCTCGTCTACGAACCGCTCCTCTCCGTCGACTTCGAGGGGCAGGTCCGGCCGAGGCTCGCCACCGACGCCGAACGGCTCGACGATCGAACCTGGCGACTCTCGCTTCGCGAGGGTGTCACCTTCCACGACGGGAGCGACTTTACCGCCGCCGACGTGGTCGCCACCTTCGACCGCTACGAGGGGACGCCCCGCGAGTCCGACGTGTTCCTCTGGTACGACGACGCGACGGTCGTCGACGAGCACACCCTCGACGTGAGCCTCAGCGATCAGTATGCCCCCTTCGAGACGTCGCTCGGGGGCGTCCCCATCGTCCCGGAGGCGGCCGCAGCGGGCGACATCGACCTCTCGGAGCGACCGGTCGGGACCGGCCCCTATGCCTTCGAGACGCACGAACCCGACCGCCTCTTCCGACTCACCCGCTCCGACGACCACTGGTACGACGGGTCGGGCGAGGCACCCGCCACCCCACCAATCGAGACGCTCACCTTCCGTATCATCGTCGAGGGATCGTCGCAGGTTGCCGCCCTCCGGGCGGGCGACGTCGACCTCGCGAACAACCCCCCGGCGGACTCGATCTCCGACCTCCGGGACGACGACGAGATCACCGTCACCGAGCGCCTCGCCGGCGGTTTCGAGATGCTCGTCTTCCCCCTCGACTCGGACCCGTTCTCGAACCGCGAGGTGCGACGAGGGATCGCCCGGCTGATCCCCCGCGAGGAGATCCTCGATTCGGTGTTTGCGGGGGTCGGCCGCCCCGCGTACGCCCCCATCTCGCCGCTCCTCGACGACTACTCCTCCGAGTCGTTCCAGGCGGAGATGCGCGAGAAGTACCAGGGCTACGATCCGGAGCGGGCCCGCGAACTGCTCGCCGACGGTTTCGACGCCCTCGGCATCTCGCCGCCCTACGAGACGAGCATCGTCACCAACGAGACGCCGGAGCGGGTGCGGTGGGCCCAGCTCGTCCGCGACGAACTCGACGCCACCGACTTCTTCGACGTCACCCTCGACCAGTTCGAGTGGAACACCTACACCTCCCGGGTACTCGCCGGCGACTCCCACCGCTCGGACTCGATGATGGCACTCGGCTGGACCGGCGGCTGGGACCCCGACACCTTCCTGCGCAACCTCTTTTACAGCGGGCAGGCCACGCCCGCCTGCTGTAACGCCGCCCACTACGCGGACGACGACGTCGACCGCCTGCTCGACGAGGCGCTCGCCACCTACGACGCCGCCGAGCGACGCGCGCTCTACGAGGACGCCCAGCGACGGATCGCCGCGGACGCCCCCGTCGCGTTCGTCCGGTTCAGCAAGCGCCTCGACGCCCACCGGTCCGAGCGGGTCGAGGGCTTTCGCACCTACCCGCTCGACACCGGCGAGTTCACCGCCATCTACGCCCCCTGGGCCGACGCCTACACCACCGTCGGGGGTGGGTGA